A stretch of DNA from Bacteroidales bacterium:
GGCGATTTAAGGAAAATGCAGTGGGATACGCCTGACCCTAAAACAAAAGATACTCCTTGGGAAAGCCCGTATAGCTTTATGAGTGGTAATCCTGTTAAAAATAACGACCCTCTTGGTGATGCTGATGGAGATCCCGAATCAGGTGGGACGCCATCAAAATTCAAATTAGATGATAGGGGGTTTGCTACTGGCACTACTTCAGCACAAAGCTCTTTACGTGATCCTTCTATTGACTTAAAAAAGTATGAACATTTAATGAATCCATATACTCCAAGTCAAACTTTTATAGGGCCAGCAGACAAGCCTGCTTCCAGTTCATCAAATGCTCCTGCTACATTTGCATTCATGCAAACAGCAAAAACACCTACAAGTACAACATCTAAAAATAGCACTGCTTTAACATGGGGTGGAAATCTTTTATCAACTGGTGGTGTATTATTTTATAGTAAACAATTAGGTACTTGGACGGGAAAAGATTTACTACCTCGTTCTTTGAGTTGGGGTGGAAATGCTGCTACTGGAGGTAAATTTTCATTTGCGAGAAGTATATCCAGACCTTTATCATTTGCGGGAAATGCAATTGGCTTTTATAATATGTATGATGTTAATAAGCAGTGGCTCAATCAACGAATAACGACAAGTGAAATGATTATTGAACAGGTATCTAATGGAATATCATTTATTCCTACATGGGGTACAGCATGGAGTATTGGTTGGAATTTGGGCAAAGAATATGGACCAAGTACGTGGGGTAAATAAATATTAAATAATTTGAAATGATATTATTATATAAATTTATTTTTTACAAAGTATATTTCTTTTATGTTAGAGTATTTAAAGAAGAAGCAATACCTCATTATTTTACTTCAACTATTGTTTCACTATTATTTGTGTGTAACGTTGTAACATTAGAGCAATTGTATTTGTATTTTATTAATCAAAGTATGATTGGTGCTTTAAATAATTATGATAAATATTTTGCACTTGTTGTACTTTTTAGTGTTATTTTATTTGTTAGTTTTAAAAAACGATATTTAACAATTATAAAAGAATGCGAAGAGTTACCAAAAGAGGAAAGAAAGAACCTAGCTATTTTAAGTATTTTGTATGCTTCAATTACATTTATATGTTTTTTTTGGTCAGGTTATTTGATAAGAGAATATAATTTTATACACCCTCTTAGATAATTAAAGTAAAATCAAACAATACACAAAATAAAAAGTAGTTTAGAAATATAGCAATAAGGAACAACAATAAAAGCCGAGCAAAGCAAATGCTTGGCTTTTTTTATTAAGCAGAATGCGCTTTACGAATTTTAGCATCGCGAATATAAGTATCAATTAAATCAAACAGCACACTACGTTTATTTTCTTCGAGCAATTGAATATCCTGTAATCGCCGAACTGTTTTTTTATCAAACTTGCTGTTATCACCTTCGCCTGTGAGATAATCGAGAGTAACATCTAAAGCGTCTGCAATTTTTTTAGCAGCTTCAATCGAGGGAACAGCTTCGCCACGTTCATACTTACCAATCATCACACGAGACACACCACTTTTATCAGCTAAATCGGATTGATTCCAGTTTTTAGCATCTCTTAAATCACTTATAATTTTACTTGTTTTCATAAATTATCAGATACTTAATTATGCTTTAATAAAGAGTTTTTACAAAAGTAAGCAACTAAAAGATAAAAAAAAATCTGATACTTGTTTGTTATTTAGAAAAGATAAGTTATTTTTGTGTCCGATATTTACATAAAAATAATCTGAAAATATTTTTACATCATGGAAACAAAAACAAAACTTAACACCACAAATCCCGACCACATAACCATGAATTACAGCCCGCTTGAATTGAGCATACTTGGGGGTGTACGCTTGGATGGTTTAGACCGGTTACGCATAACAATAAAAATAGAACATCAGTGGAGAGCGTTGCGACACAACTTAGACCTTTATAACGACATGCAAACGGAAAAACTTGTACGCCGAGCCGCCGAGAAATTAGAAATAGGCACAAGCCATATAAGCAAAGCATTGGCAGAACTAACCACCGAACTTGAAAAATATCGTTTAGAACAAATCGCCATGAAGAAAGAAAAACAGGAAACTTGCAAAGCATTAACAGCAGAGCAAATAAAAGAAGCAACAACATTTTTACAATCTGATAATTTATTACAGGCAACAAATGACTATATCGGTAAAAGCGGAGTAATAGGCGAAGAATATAACCGGATTTTGATGTATATTATTTTCACATCAAGAAAAAGAGAACACCCGTTGCATATCATATCACTTGGCAGCAGTGGAACAGGCAAAACCTACTTGCAGGAAAAAGTCGGGGAACTTATACCCGAAGAAAACAAAGTTGAAATCACAACCCTTAGCGATAACGCCTTTTACTACTTCGGACAACAGGAATTACAAAACAAATTAATATTAATCGAGGACTTAGACGGAGCGGAAAACGTGATGTATCCGCTTAGAGAACTGCAAAGCAAAAAACGCATATCAAAAACAGTAGCCCACAAAGACACAAGAGGCAACACCCGGACAGTACACCTGACAGTAGAAGGACCCGTAAGCGTGGCAGGCTGTACAACCAAAGAAAGCATTTATGAAGATAATGCAAACCGTTCATTCCTTATTTATCCTGATGAATCAAAAGAACAGGACGAGCGTATTATGGAATATCAGAGAAAACTAAGTGCAGGAACAATAAACACAGGCGAACAGCAAAAAATAAAAGAATTATTACAGAACAGTCAACGCATATTACAACCTATAACTGTCAGAAATCCTTATGCAGAATATTTAAAAATACCGGAAGAAGTATTTAAACCGAGACGAACAAACAGCCATTATTTACAGTTTATTGAAGCAATCACATTTTATAAGCAGTATCAACGTGAACAAAAGCCAGACGCCGAAACAGGCGAATTATATATTGAAACCACGCTTGAAGACATAAACGAAGCCAACAAGCTGATGAAAGAAATATTATTACGCAAGAGTGATGAACTAAGCGGGGCATGCAGGAACTATTTTGAGAAGCTGAAACTTTATTTAATCGGGCAACAGCAAAAGAATATAACAAACAGGGAAATATCACAAAAACTGCGAATCCCTTTAACCACAGTAAAAAGATACCACCTTGATTTATTAAACAGCGGATATTTAAAACGCATATCACAAAAAGAAAACAAAGCGTATCACTACGAAATAGTAAGCTATGAAGAATATAAACAGCTTAAGGCAAACATAGAAACCATATTAGACAAGCAGTTGGAAGAACTTAAAAAAAATTTATCAAACCATCAACAGCCCAAAAGCCCAAATCAGCCCACCACAAAAAATGGGCTGGTTAAAACAAAGACAATCAGAAAAAAAAGAACATCAGCCCATCAGCCCACAGAAATGAGTAAGCAGGAAAATAAAATAATAACTGCGAACTAATAAAAGAAACATTTAAAATCATTGACAAATCAACACATCAGCAAATTTAATTTATGAAACACTTATCTATTGAAACCACGCAATACCAATACTTAGAACAAAGTTTTAAGGAATGGCTTGATATATTGGGCTATGCAGAAACCACTGTAAAAAGCTTTCCTGTACACATAAGAGAATTACTGCACTATTTGGAGCAAGAAAAAAAAGTAACTGCAATCAAACAGGTAAAAGCAAAACATATATACGACTTTATACGCTATCTGAAAAGCCGACCGAATCTGACAAAAGGGGGCGGACTAAGTGCAAACTGCATCAATAAAAGCATACAGGCAATAAATACTTTTGCAAGTTATCTGAACAAAACGGCGAAACATAATATAGATG
This window harbors:
- a CDS encoding helix-turn-helix transcriptional regulator produces the protein MKTSKIISDLRDAKNWNQSDLADKSGVSRVMIGKYERGEAVPSIEAAKKIADALDVTLDYLTGEGDNSKFDKKTVRRLQDIQLLEENKRSVLFDLIDTYIRDAKIRKAHSA
- a CDS encoding site-specific integrase; translated protein: MKHLSIETTQYQYLEQSFKEWLDILGYAETTVKSFPVHIRELLHYLEQEKKVTAIKQVKAKHIYDFIRYLKSRPNLTKGGGLSANCINKSIQAINTFASYLNKTAKHNID